The segment AGTTGATCTGAGTACGCTGCAGTTGCATCGATTCGATCCTCAAACAGGAGAGCCGATCAAAGGGAGTGAGTATGCAGCGGCGAAAACACCTTGGGATCAACCCTGTCGATTTGAAGATGACGAGTTCAGTGACGGATACACCAGCCGAGTGGGCCGTCCTTCCGAAACGGAAGATGGACGCACTCGACAATTCCAACGCCCTCGCAAAGCTCGACTGTTCAACCGGGAGATGTCGGCAGAGCAGGGCCGGCTCATCTGGTCGCATGTCGCAGAGCAAAATAAACCTGCGGCCTATGCCCTCTATTTTGATATCAAACAGGAACAGGACATGAAATCTGTTTCTCCCGCACCCTGGATAGGCGATGCCGATCCACTGCGACGCGAAACAGAAGAAGCCTTAGGTGGTTTTGCCCATTTTCCGGCGACCGTTGCCGACTTAAATGCCGATGGTCTGGAAGATCTCATCTCGGGAACAGAGAAAGGGGATCTAATCTGGTACCCCAACAGAGGAACACGTGAGCGTCCTCACTTTCAAGGTTGCCAGATTCTGACGGACGAGACAGGGCCTATTGATACTGGTTGGTATGCGGCTCCTTTCGTTTACGATTGGAACAACGATGGTTTGCTCGATCTCCTCGTCGGATCGAGTGGTAACGTCATTCTCTGGTGGCAGAATGTTGGCTCTCAAAAGAAGCATGATTTCCAGTACCGTGGTTTTGTGCAAAACGAAGAAGATCGGCTTCGTGTTCCAGAGACGCCAGTGGCGGAAGATGGAGCGAATATTTTCAAACATGACTATTACAACCAACCCTGGGTGGGAGACTTGGATGGCGATGGTCTCCCGGAGATTGTCACCGGTGGTTATACCACGGGGCGGATTTTTCAGTATCAAGGAGTGGGGCGGAACGCCGACGGAACTCCGAAGCTGAAATATGCCGGAGAACTTGGCACTGACAAAGGACCGATTGATACCGTTTGGGCTGCGGCCCCCTGGATGTGGGACGCGAATGCCGATGGTCAATTCGACTTGCTCACAGGTGGCTGGTACTGGAGCGGAATCGAAGCCCCCGCTCCGCCCGGTGTGGCGGACTATCTTCGTTTCTATCAACATGCGGGCAAAGAACCTTTATTGTTTGAACGCTTGCCCTTTCCGAAAACCGACTCGTTTCCGCGAGGGGTGATTACTCGACCTGTGCTCTTTTACGCAAACAGCGATCCAATGCCCGATTTATTAGTCAGCGATAATTCGGGTGAAGTTCACATCATTCCCAACATCGGTAAAGCGGGTGAACCCCGCTGGGATATGCCGGGCGAGAGGTTAACCGCTCCCTGGGGTTTTGACAGTGATTGGGACGCGACCGGTTTCGCCAGTTCCAATACCGGATCCGAATCGGGAGAGGTATTGATCGGGACTTATCTGTGGAAACGCGAAGGATCTGCTCGCTCGCCGGAGAAAAAACTGATCGGTGCACCACGGGTAAATGGAAAGCCGATTTCTCATCCGGGACCGGGTTATGGAGATGGGTATCTATACACTCAACTCTACGACTGGAACAACGATGGTCACAACGACATTCTGTGGGGAACGCAACAGGGAAATATTTACGTTCATCTCCATAGCGGCACAGGCGATCCCCTGGAGTTTGAACCGGGGCAACTTGTTGAACTGGCCACGGGCGAATCACTCAAAGTCGGTCCGCCTGTCGTTGACTCGGTCGAGGAAGCAACCGACTTCACGATTCTGCAAGGTTCCCGGATTGTCTTCGCGCTGTCTGATTTCAATCAGGATGGAATCGACGATCTTCTGATTGCGGAAACATTCGCTCAACTGTGGTTGTTCCCGGGACAGGCCCCCTCAGAAAATGCGGAAGCAGCCGCACGGACTTTTGGCCCCGGCCAGTTACTCACCACTCTGAAAACCAGGATAAATCAAATCTGCTGCTTTGACTGGAACAAGGACAGCTTTCCCGACCTATTATTAGGTGGAACGGCGACGGAGCCGGTGATTGTCTACCTCAATCAAACACAAGCGGGAGACCCTGCGTTAAGTGAGGCACAAGCGGTCGAAGGTTTGCCTTATCTGTTCTGGGGACCGCGAGTGGCTGCTACCGACTGGAACGGCGACGGTGATGACGATCTGATGGTTCAAAGTGAATTCTTTTCCTTCTGGATTGAACGGTCCTTTCTTGATCATGGATATTTCGCGGCTCAGGTGTCGGGAAAAGCGGGAGAGTATCTCCAGCACCGCCCGAATCCCTGAGGGAGAAAGATTGCTTAATCGCCAGCCACCGTTTAGGATAAGATATATAAACGGATGGTTATGTGTTTGGTGTGGTTTTTTGACGCTCTTGCGGGAGGCCAGAATGGCCAGTAGCGGGTTTAAATCTAGAAGAGAAATTCTCTGTCTTTCTGTTCTGTGGATTGCGATGGTTCCATTCGCACCCGATCTTCGTGCCGCCGAAGACACTGTTGATAACGCCCTTTATGAGCACCATATCAAACCGCTGCTGAAAGAACGTTGCTTTGCTTGTCACGGTGTGTTGAAGCAGGAGTCCTCACTGCGAGTCGATTCGGGCGTCCATCTTTTCAAGGGGGGGGACATTGGTGCCGCCGTCGTTCCGGGAAACCTCGAAGAAAGCTGGCTCTACCAGGCAATCACGGGCGAAGCCGGTTTCCTGATGCCTCCCGAGGGAGATCCGCTCAGCGAGGAAGAAATCGCCCACGTGAAAAGCTGGATCGAAGCGGGGGCGCCCATTCCCGAAACTGACCAACCCGAAATGGATCCACAGGATCACTGGGCCTTTCAATTAATCGAACAGCCAGCTCTTCCTGAAGTGAAAAACACAGAATGGATCGAATCGCCTGTTGATTATTTCATTGCTGCAAAACACGAATCACTCGGATTATCTCCGGCAACAAAAACCGACAAAGCGACTTTGTTAAGACGGGTTTATCTCGACCTGGTCGGATTGCCTCCCTCGCGCGAGGAACTGCATGCATTTCTGGCGGACGACCGTCCCGAAGCGTACAACGAAGTCGTTGACACTTTGCTCGACAGTCCGCATTACGGCGAACGCTGGGGACGGCATTGGATGGATGTCTGGCGTTACAGTGACTGGTACGGACGTCGGGGTGCCAACGACATGACCAACAGCTATTCTACAATCTGGAGATGGCGCGATTGGATTATCCAATCACTGAATGCGGACAAAGGTTACGACCAGATGATTCGCGAAATGCTCGCGGCGGATCAACTCTATCCGGGAGATCGAGAGAAACAGGTCGCCACCGGTTTCATCGTTCGGAACTACTATCGCTGGAATTATCATACGTGGTTAAAGGATAGCGTCGAGCACACCGGCAAAGCGTTCCTCGGGTTGACCTTCAATTGCTGTGAATGTCATGACCATAAATACGACCCCATAGCACAGAATGAATACTTTGCGATGCGTTCGTTCTTTGAACCGCTTGATCTACGACACAATCGAGTTCCAAACGTTGCCGATCCCGGACCATTTCCCGATTATGTCCTGAGTAAATTAAATCCTCCCATTCGAGACGGTCAGGTGCAGGTTTATGATCGTTATCCGGAAAAAGAAACCCAGTTTTATACCGGAGGTGTGGAGACGAATATCGTCCCTGACAAACCGGGAATCGAGGCCGCCGGTCCTGCCTTTCTGAAGGGGGATAAACTCGAGATTACTCAAGTCGAGTTGCCTGTCGAAGCCTGGTATCCCGGGTTACAACAATTTGTCATCGATGAGGAAACCACCCAGCGAGATTCTGCAGTCAAGCTTGCCTATCACTACTATAAAACCGAAGAAGCTTCGCTCCTGGAACAAATCCAAACCAGGGAAGAGATGTTAAACGAACTGAAGCTTCAGCAACCCTCCACTGACGATAATTCGCTCGCTTCCGCCTCCAATTTGCAGGCAATTCAATTAGCGACGGAAACTGGGCGACGCACGCTGCAACATGGACTCGGTCAAGCCGTCCAGTTTGATGACCAGACGACACTCCAGTTTCGAATTCGCTTAATCAAAGATGGTCTCGCGAGTTTCCAACTCTCGGACGATCTCGCCGCGGGCCGGACCAGCTTGTATCTCGCCTTTACAGAAGGAAAAGTGAAAGCGTATGTGCCAGGCAAGGGGACGGTAGAGCAGGTCCTCGCCCAGTACGATCAGTTGGAAAGTCCTCGGCACTTTCAGGCGGAGCTTGCTTTCGATCCCGATGAGGACCAGGCGTTGCTTACCCTTACCGATCTGAAAACGTCGGAACCTCTGGTGACTCAAACTCCCATTTCTATTCATGGTTGGCGACCTGCAAACTCAGTGAATTGCGGAATCTTTATCGACGCCCATTCAAATACAATTGCTGAGTTTGATGACATCGTCTTCAGCCAGACGGGGAATACGGAACCCTCGCTCAATCTGGACTTTGAATACCCACAGTACCTGCCCGGTAACGATCCCGCCGGTGCCCAGAACTGGTTAGTCTCTCGATTCAGTACTGGGGACGGGCATTCCGAAGTCGTGCTATTGGGCGAGTTAACTCCGGAACAGCTGGCCCAGCGTCAGCAATTCACAGAGTTGACCCAAAAAGTGCAAACGCCCAAACTTCAGTTGGCTGAACTCAAAACCAGGTATGAAGGCGCGACCGCTGAGTTAGTAGCTTACCAAGCCGTTGTAAAATCAGAACAGGCCCGGTATCAAAAGAGCGATGTGCCCGAAGGGGAGCTGAATCAATTGATGGCAACCGCCGCCGACCTTCGACGCACGGCCAATCACAAACAAGCCATCGCCAAAACCAATGCGGCTGCGAATGCTGTCCATATGGCGAAACTGCTTCCACTAGATCAACAGGATCGTGACACTCAGATTAAAACCGCCGAACAAGCGGTTGCTACGGCGCAACAATCATTGACGGCCGCTGAGAAGGCTTTAAAAGATGGAACTGCCGAATACGAACCGTTAAGCCGGCAATTTCCCAAAATCAGCACCGGTAAACGGGCGGCGCTGGCGGAATGGATCACGGCGAATGAAAACCCACTCACGGCCCGCGTCGCTGCGAACCATCTTTGGGGAAGGCATTTCGGACAGCCACTCGTTTCCACAACCGAGAACTTCGGACGCAATGGGGCCGCACCTACTCATCCCGAACTATTGAACTGGCTCGCCTCGGAACTACAACAGAATGGCTGGAGTTTCAAACATCTACATCGTTTGATTGTCACCAGTCAGACATATCAACAATCCTCTCGCGCCAGTGCGGACCTCAGCGGAAACAAAGAAATTGATCGCGACAATCAGTTCCTCTGGCATTATCCGGGACACCGCATTGAAGCAGAAGTGATTCGGGACAGTTTGCTGAAAGTAGCAGGAGAACTGGACACCGAGTTCTTCGGTCAGGAGATTGAACACGAAGAAGGGCTGTTTACGAATCGTCGCAGTATTTATCTCTCTCATCATGGAGAGGGGAAAATGCAATTCCTGGAAATGTTCGACGTTGCCGATCCCGCTGACTGCTACATCCGCAAATCAACCGTGCTGCCGCAACAGGCCCTCGCTCTGTCTAATAGTGAACTCGCCATGCAGAAAGGACGGCAACTTGCCCGTCGGTTGTGGGGCGAGATTGATTCTGGCTCAGCAGGGGAGGACGTGGACAATGAATTTGTCGATCAGGCCTTTGAACGAATTCTATCGCGACCCGCCACCGAAGCAGAACGGTTCGCATCGATCAAGTTTCTCAGACAGCAGCGGGAACTTTTCACAACGACGGAAGAGCCGTTGATCGTTCCACCGACAGAAGACGAGGAACCGGCTGCGGCGGAAACACTTCCAGCGACAGAACCAGCTGCCCGTGCCCGGGAAAACCTGATCCATGCTCTGTTCAATCACACCGACTTCATCACCGTTCGATAATTCGCCTGACCGGTCGTTTATTCACAATACGATTCATCCAAAACGGGAACGATTATGCCCCGCTCCAAACACAATTCTTTCTGCGGTCGAGTTAAACGACGTACTTTTCTCGCCGATATGGGTTTCGGTGCGACTGGCCTCGCGCTGGGATCGCTCATGGCTAAGGAGAATGCGGCCTCTGCAGCGACGACAAAATCGGACCAACCTGATATCGGTCCGCATTTCGCTCCTCGCGCAAAGAATGTGATCTGGGTTTTTCTTTCTGGTGGGTACAGCCAGATGGAGACGTTCGATCCCAAACCGATGCTCAATAAATACGCTGGTAAAACATTCGATCAGACTCCTTATCCGAATCCCTTTGAAGATCCCCTCTATCAGGAACGAGCCAGATCCGTCGTTAAGGTGAAACGGGAACACGCGACGATTCTGCCGATGCAAGTTGGGTTTAAAAAACGGGGAGAGCTGGGGATTGGAGTGACCGACTGGTGGCCACATCTTTCGACCTGTGTCGACGATATTTCTTTCGTCCGTTCGATGTATACTACCGACAATGATCACGCCGCTGAATTTCAAATGCATCATGGTCGGCATAAACTTGATCCCAAACAGCCCGTGGTCGGTTCGTGGATCAACTACGGTCTCGGTTCCCTCAATGAAAATCTGCCCGAGTTCGTCTGTCTCGGCAACTTTAAAGACAGTCGGATAAAAGAAGACTTCGACGCGAATTATCTTGGCCCCAAGTATGGCGGAGTGATTCTCAATCTCGATCCCAAAAATCCGTTGCCCTATGGTCGCCGCGATCTGTCCATGCTGGAGCGGGAGCAACAGAACCAATTCGCGTTCGTAAACGAACTGAACCAACTTACCGCGACAGAGTACCCGGATGATGAACAAGCCCGTGCGCGAATCAAGTCGTATGAACTTGCCTTCCGCATGCAATCCGCTGTACCCGAGACGTTAAATCTGGCAGAAGAAACGGCAGAGACACAGGCTCTATATGGAATCGACAACGAAACAACTTCCGTCTATGGCCGGAGGCTGTTAGCCGCTCGAAGACTGGCCGAACGGGGGGTTCGTTTCTCACTTGTTTATTTAAGTGACTATGGTGAATGGGACTCTCATCTCAAATTACAGGAACTTCACGGACGCTCCTGTGAACGAGTCGATAAGCCAGTTGCCGGCTTGCTGAAAGACTTGAAACGCCGGGGCATGTGGGAGGACACGGTCGTTGTTTTCTGCACCGAATTCGGTCGCACCCCCGGTGTAGAAGTCCGCGACGGGTACAAAGCTCCTGATGGTCGTGATCATCATCCGCATGGTTTCACTGTCTGGTTCGCCGGAGCAGGGATCAAGCAGGGGCATATTCATGGGGCAACCGATGACCTCGGTTTCCACGTTGTCGATTCTCCCCACTACGTGACTGATATTCACGCGACATTGATGCACTTAATGGGACTCGATCCGCAACGTCTCGATATTCCGGGAAGACAAAGGTTGCTTTCGGATCACGGGAAACCGATTATGGATATCTTAAGTTAGCACGATAGTACGCTATCACTAGCCTCTCTTTCTCCCGAATTCTTCCATTGGTTGATCCATGCTGCCCCGATTTATTTTCTGTTTAGGTATCACATTTTCTGTTTGCGCTCTCTCTGCTGCAGAATGGCCCGATGTCGCGGACCTTCCCGAACGTACCGAGTTTCCACCTGCTCTCGAAATGTTCGATGGCACTTCAGTGACGACGATCAAAGAATGGGAAGAGAATCGAAAACCGGAACTGAAAGAACTATTTCAACAATACATGTACGGATACATGCCCGCAGCCCCGGCTGAAATTAACTTCGAGGTTCAACCGGAATTCTCCCTGCTGGAAGGGAAGGCCCGTGGATTCGAAGTTATCATTAATTATGCTGTTGATAAAGGTGGCGAGACTCTACCTCCTTTGAACTTGCTGGTCATTTTACCGACAAATAGCGATAAGCCTGTTCCACTCTTTCTGGGAATGAATTTCTGCGGTAATCACACACTGTTGCCTAATAAAGAGATTTCACTTACGAATAACTGGGTTTACGATAGTTGTGGTGGTGTCGATCATCAGGCCGTGGAAGGATCGCGAGGGTCTCAGTTCAATGATTGGGGTATCGATACGATCATTAATCGAGGTTACGGTTTCGCCGCCTTTCATAGTGCCGATCTGGCCCCTGACGTCGATGACTTTTCTAATGGAGTTCATCCTTACTTTTTCAAAGAGGGACAAACCTCTCCCGACCCTCACGACTGGGGCACGCTTGCTGCCTGGGCGTGGGGCGCGCATCGAGCTGTGGATTACCTAGTTACCCATCCTCAGGTAAGAAAAGAACAAATCGCGATCATCGGTCATTCACGTCTGGGGAAAACGGCCTTGCTGGCTGCTGCATTCGATGATCGCATCGCGCTTTCGATTCCACATCAGGCAGGTTGTGGGGGCACTGCACCCAACCGGGAGTCAGTAGGGGAATCGGTGGCGATTATTAACCGGGCGTTCCCGCATTGGTTTAATAATACGTTCCCGCTCTTCAGTGATGATGTCAATCGCCTTCCTTTCGATCAGCATGAACTCATCACCTTAATGGCTCCGCGTCCCGTATTGGTCAGTAACGCAGTCGAAGACAAATGGGCCGACCCCGACGGGCAATTCCGGATGCTTCAACTGGCCGCTCCTGTATACGATCTGTATCAGGTGGAAGGATTGCTCGATCAACAGCAACCCGAACTCGGACGATTGAGCAACGGTCGCCTTGGCTACTATATTCGTTCCGGAAATCACTCGATGACTCGTGGAGACTGGCTCGTTTTCCTCGACTATGCAGACAAATATTTCGGGAAACAGCCGGCTATGAATATGGACTGATTGTTCATTCGAACTTCATTGTTTCTCCGGATACTCTCAACTCAATACTGCCAACCGAGTCTTTCAATTTATTCAACTCAGATAAAGACCTAATCATCATGAATCACAATCGACGCTCTTTTTTGAAAAATGGCTCTCTTTTTCTGTTGGGTAGCCAGATGATTAGCAAGTCGGATTTGCTCTTCGGAGCAGTAAGTCCGACCGTCAGCGAACGGACTCATCGGATTGCGCTGGTGACCGATATGCACTACGCCGACAAAGAGGCTGCGGGCTCGCGACACTACCGGGAGTCGCTTGATAAGTTCGATGAAGCGGCGGCGAAGTATAAAGAGCTGAAGCCGGACTTTCTGGTCGAACTGGGCGACATTGTCGACGCAGCCGACGCCGTCGATGTTGAACTCGGTTACCTGAAAACGATCAACGCTAAATTATCGCAAGTCGCTGATGAACGGCACTACGTGCTGGGCAATCATTGTGTGTACACATTGACCAAAGAAGAATTCCTGGGTGAAGTCGGTAAAGAAAAATCGTATTACTCGTTTGATAATAAAGACAGACATTTCATTATTCTGGATGCCTGTTTCCGTCCCGATGGAGTTCCCTACGGACGAAAAAACTACGACTGGACGTCTCCTTTTATTCCGGCTGCCGAACTGGAATGGCTGGAAGCTGACCTCGCAGCCACCGATAAACCGACAGTCGTATTTACTCATCAACGACTTGATGTCGACAATCACTACGGCGCGAATAACAGTCCCGCTGTTCGGAAAGTACTGGAAGAATCTGGTAAAGTACAGGCGGTCTTCCAAGGGCACAGCCACAAGAACGAACATGTGGAACTAAACGGCATTCATTACTGTGTACTGGCGGCGATGATTGAAGGTTCGGGTGCCGAGAACAACAGTTATTCCACATTGGAAATCTTTAATGACGGTACTCTCAAACTGAATGGTTTTCGTAAACAAAAACCGTATCAATGGAGTTAATCTTCTTTCAGCAGCAATTCGACGGCATCGGCCAGCCAACCACTTTCCCAGTGATGTTTCCGCTGGGGGCCATCTCGGTATATCGACTTGATCTCAAGTTGCCGGAGCAGGGCGTTCATCTCCTCGTGCTGCTCTCGAAACGCATCGTAACCCCAGTGGTACAGTCGGGGTTCATTCTGAAACTGCGTCTGTTTTTCCTTAAGCAGTCGAGCCAGGTGATAATTCTCGAAGTTCTCCTGATCTCCAAAGATCGGTCCACTGCCATACGGTCCGGAGCGATCCAGCATCAAGGGGGCGTCCCAGGCGAGTGCTTTATGAAAAAGATCTGGATGCCGTAATAGTAATGACCACGCTCCCCAGCCTGATTTACTGAAGCCGATCAGGTATCGATCATCAGATTTCGTTGAAACAGGATAATGCTCCTCCACAAAAGGAATCACTGTTTTCAGAAAATACGTTTCCTGCTGGAGCTTCGTATCAAGCGGATGGTTGGCGTACCAGGGGAGATCGGAGAACGTTGAGAAGAGGCAGATCACGTTGAACCGATTAGCCAAGCCATGTTTGATTGCCTCCTTTGTGCTAGTCCCCCAGCGAGTTCCAGTTCCTGCTTCGACGGGAAGAAAATATAGCGTCCTATAAGTCCGTGCCTGGTCGAAATCGCTCGGTAGCAAGACTTGCAGCATCGTCCCGGATCGTTGATGCGGGCTGCTCAGCGGATGAGATTTCAGCTCTTGTATTGGAACGCTTTCTTCCGCCTGAATCCGAGGTGCGTCAGTGGCAAGTATGATCAGTAATAAGAAGAGGCCGCAACGGACTGGCTTATTCTGAAGTTTCATTCTACGATCATTTCATTAGCTAATACTGCATCGATTCGTTTTGTTGATGATCTATTATAAACGGTTGGCTCCCCCATAGAGATAACTTCTACCCAGGGAATAAACAGTTTTAACATCTTCAGAATTCCATTTCCCCCGTTTCTTACTCGCCATCGTTGTTGCATGAAAATCGTCGTCCTCAGTTTTGATCAACTCTCAATGTCGTGGTTGGGAACGTATGGAAACCAATGGTTACCGACTCCCAATTTTGATCGACTCGCTCTCCACTCCACTATTTTCGACCGCTGTTATGCCGAATCAGTGAATCTTGAAAACAGTTCGCACGCCTGGTGGGATGGCGGCTTTCGGAATTTGAATGGAGACACGAAATCTTCGGTTAGTCTCGCGCAAATTCTAAAACAACAGGGAGTCGATCTCACCCTATTGGTTGAAGGGGACGTGGAAGAGCATTCTGTGCCGCTGGATCAAAATGGCGATTGGAAATCAACAGGAGAAGGCGAGAACGGCACGCTTGATGAACTGATCGAACAGGGGATTCAGTCCATTGAGCAGTCGAAGTCGGGAACGTCCCAACTCATCTGGCTGAAGGGCTTGGGAGAAGTTTCAAACGAGATTCCTGATATCCGGTTCATCGAACAATTCGCAGAGGAAGAGGGACTCGAACCAACAGACGAAATGCTGACAGAATGGCTGGTGATTATGTCCCAGCCGGAATTGTTCGAGCAATTGGAACCAGATCAGCAACAGGATTTGGAACAAATTTTTGGAGCTGCCCGCATCCTGGAAATCGATGCCCACTTGGGCAAACTCTGGGATGCCCTATTAGACCAATCAGAAACAGGTAATCCAGAAACTGATAATGAAGAATGGCGATTGGTCATCACGGCAGCGACGGGGGAAGCGACTCCGACCCTATCGACTCGCCATGTTAGTGTACCTATGGTCATAGGCACTCCTGCTTGTGATGATGCCCGTCGACGCCCGGCACTCGTCTCCAGTCAGGACTTGCCCGTCACCCTGATTGAGTGGTTGGTTCCAGCGGATCGCAAGGAGGTCGCTTTAGAAGAGTTCGCCGCCATGGGAACTGCTTTGCAGGACGTGATTGAGGACCCCCAACACAATGTTCGCGATTTTGTTTGTTTTTCGGGAGCAGGGGAAGAGTTCGGTCTGGCGACCCGGCATTATCTTTTCCTCGCCCAATGGAGCACCACGATTAACACTTCTGATGAAGAATCGTGGAAATTGTACGTCCTGCCGGACGATGGAGCGAACAGGATCAATATGGCGCGGCAGTATCTGGAAGTGGCTGAAACTTTGTCGGAACAGTTAACCGCTTTCGTGCATCAAATAGAAAACGAGATTCAGCCCGGCATTGAGTTCTTCCAAGTGTCGACTTTGTCAAACAGATAGAGGCCTTTTTTTGTACGAAGTCCTTAACTGTAAAAAAGTTAAATCGAAGCCAGAGGGGCCGGTTTCCTATCGATTCCCCTGTCGTCGGTTTCTACAATGTGGTTAAACTGGTTAAACTTGGCATGTCGCATTCGCAGTCGAGTGTTTCCAGAATTGGCATTCGAATCGGGCTTCCGATAAATTCAAACCCGATTCGAGCTCACCCGACGTGGTTTAACAAGAACATTATCCCGCCAGCCGGGTTAAATGAAGAGACGATTGTTCGCGGTTTGAATTGTTAAGTACCGATTAAGGAAGTACTTCGGTTTAATGAACAGGCTGCCCGCTCTGATGAAATAAGTTCCAAAGCAGGGAAGAATTGATTTATGGCAGAACATGATAAGATGGGTGCAGATCAAGACTCGATTGATAAATTGAGCCGCGCTTATCACGACGTGAAAGAGCAGATGGCTCAAGTGATT is part of the Polystyrenella longa genome and harbors:
- a CDS encoding alpha/beta hydrolase, whose protein sequence is MKLQNKPVRCGLFLLLIILATDAPRIQAEESVPIQELKSHPLSSPHQRSGTMLQVLLPSDFDQARTYRTLYFLPVEAGTGTRWGTSTKEAIKHGLANRFNVICLFSTFSDLPWYANHPLDTKLQQETYFLKTVIPFVEEHYPVSTKSDDRYLIGFSKSGWGAWSLLLRHPDLFHKALAWDAPLMLDRSGPYGSGPIFGDQENFENYHLARLLKEKQTQFQNEPRLYHWGYDAFREQHEEMNALLRQLEIKSIYRDGPQRKHHWESGWLADAVELLLKED
- a CDS encoding alkaline phosphatase family protein — translated: MKIVVLSFDQLSMSWLGTYGNQWLPTPNFDRLALHSTIFDRCYAESVNLENSSHAWWDGGFRNLNGDTKSSVSLAQILKQQGVDLTLLVEGDVEEHSVPLDQNGDWKSTGEGENGTLDELIEQGIQSIEQSKSGTSQLIWLKGLGEVSNEIPDIRFIEQFAEEEGLEPTDEMLTEWLVIMSQPELFEQLEPDQQQDLEQIFGAARILEIDAHLGKLWDALLDQSETGNPETDNEEWRLVITAATGEATPTLSTRHVSVPMVIGTPACDDARRRPALVSSQDLPVTLIEWLVPADRKEVALEEFAAMGTALQDVIEDPQHNVRDFVCFSGAGEEFGLATRHYLFLAQWSTTINTSDEESWKLYVLPDDGANRINMARQYLEVAETLSEQLTAFVHQIENEIQPGIEFFQVSTLSNR